A window from Tachyglossus aculeatus isolate mTacAcu1 chromosome 20, mTacAcu1.pri, whole genome shotgun sequence encodes these proteins:
- the FDX1 gene encoding adrenodoxin, mitochondrial gives MAGVRAAMLGLVGPLRAAFSSSFSSSILSSFSSSCHGRLSLPSRAASPGARRLLSASAGARSEDKITIHFINRDGDKLTTKGEVGDTLLDVVVNNNLDIDGFGACEGTLACSTCHLIFENHIYEKLDAITDEENDMLDLAYGLTDTSRLGCQICLTRAMNNMTVRVPEVVADARQAVDLGKNS, from the exons ATGGCCGGCGTGAGGGCCGCCATGTTGGGGCTGGTGGGGCCGCTGAGGGCGGCCTTCTCGTCCTCCTTTTCGTCCTCCAttttgtcctccttctcctcatcctgccATGGCCGCCTTTCCCTTCCGTCCCGGGCCGCCTCCCCGGGGGCGAGGAGGCTGCTGAGCGCGTCGGCCGGGGCCCg ctcagaAGATAAAATAACCATCCACTTTATAAACCGTGATGGTGACAAATTAACAACTAAAGGAGAAGTTGGTGATACCTTGCTAGATGTTGTTGTCAATAATAATCTAGACATTGATGGATTTG gggCTTGTGAAGGTACTCTGGCTTGTTCGACCTGTCACCTCATCTTCGAGAACCACATATATGAGAAGCTGGATGCCATCACCGACGAGGAGAATGACATGCTTGATCTGGCCTATGGACTGACTGACAC ATCCCGTTTGGGCTGCCAAATCTGTTTGACCAGAGCCATGAACAATATGACCGTCCGAGTCCCCGAAGTGGTGGCTGACGCCAGACAGGCTGTAGATTTGGGGAAAAACTCATAG